From the genome of Uranotaenia lowii strain MFRU-FL chromosome 1, ASM2978415v1, whole genome shotgun sequence, one region includes:
- the LOC129747817 gene encoding uncharacterized protein LOC129747817 produces MKFLPVVALVCLMGVEIATGCLFGLGLSSAGGTQMHVLRARSGPAAQPAFLSLIFDYAVDPTTYEEITYVRFEMSETDCSHNVPTGDFSRGFRINVTSLIPVLEYNGTATIFGRYRAREV; encoded by the exons ATGAAATTCCTTCCGGTGGTAGCTCTGGTCTGTCTAATGGGCGTTGAAATTGCCACGGGTTGCCTTTTCGGTTTAGGACTCTCGAGTGCTG GTGGCACTCAGATGCACGTTCTCAGGGCTCGAAGCGGGCCGGCTGCTCAACCGGCCTTCTTGTCACTGATTTTCGATTATGCTGTCGATCCCACCACCTACGAGGAGATTACCTACGTTCGGTTTGAGATGTCGGAAACG gattgtTCCCATAACGTTCCAACTGGAGACTTTAGTAGAGGATTTCGGATCAACGTGACTTCGTTAATACCTGTTCTAGAGTATAATGGGACGGCAACTATCTTTGGTCGATACCGAGCTAGAGAGGTGTAA